In one Lolium rigidum isolate FL_2022 chromosome 3, APGP_CSIRO_Lrig_0.1, whole genome shotgun sequence genomic region, the following are encoded:
- the LOC124699070 gene encoding beta-D-xylosidase 1-like isoform X1, translated as MRRHRLILPLLLVAAAAASATARTPFACAPGGPATSLPFCRQSLPLRSRAQDLVARLTRAEKVRLLVNNAAGVPRLGVAGYEWWSEALHGVSDTGPGVRFGGAFPGATAFPQVIGTAASFNASLWELIGRAVSDEGRAMYNGGRAGLTFWSPNVNIFRDPRWGRGQETPGEDPAVSGRYAAAYVRGLQQPYGGGGHHGGHTRLKTAACCKHFTAYDLDSWSGTDRFHFNAVVTPQDLEDTFNVPFKSCVVDGRAASVMCSYNQVNGVPTCADESFLRGTIRGKWQLEGYIVSDCDSVDVFFRDQHYTRTHEDAVAATLRAGLDLDCGPFLAQYTEGAVAQRKVSDADIDAAVTNTVIVQMRLGMYDGDLATQPFGHLGPQQVCTRAHQDLALDAARQSVVLLKNDAAALPLAPATHRTVAVVGPHAEATVAMIGNYAGKPCGYTTPLQGIGRYVKTTLHQAGCTDVACQGGNQPIAAAVDAARRADATIVIVGLDQKIEAEGLDRTSLLLPGRQAELVSAVAKAAKGPVILVLMSGGPVDITFTQNGRKIAGILWAGYPGQAGGQAIADVIFGHHNPGGKLPATWYPQDYLQKAPMTNMAMRADPAKGYPGRTYRFYTGPTIHPFGHGLSYTKFTHTLAHAPAQLSVRLTGHHAATASSLNTTAHLGHAAADVRVSHARCEGLSIPVHVDVKNVGDRDGAHTVLVYASPPAAAAAAHGAPARQLVAFEKVHVPAGGVARVKMGLDVCNGLSIADRDGVRRIPVGEHSLTIGELTHSVTLGVERLGV; from the exons ATGCGGCGCCACCGCCTCATCCTGCCACTCCTcctggtggctgcggcggcggcgtccgccaCGGCGCGCACCCCGTTCGCGTGCGCCCCGGGCGGCCCGGCGACGTCTCTGCCGTTCTGCCGTCAGTCGCTGCCGCTGCGGTCCCGCGCGCAGGACCTGGTGGCGCGGCTGACCCGGGCCGAGAAGGTGCGTCTCCTGGTGAACAACGCGGCCGGGGTGCCGCGGCTGGGCGTGGCCGGGTACGAGTGGTGGTCGGAGGCGCTGCACGGCGTGTCGGACACCGGGCCGGGCGTGCGCTTCGGGGGCGCGTTCCCGGGCGCCACGGCCTTCCCGCAGGTCATCGGCACCGCCGCCTCGTTCAACGCCTCGCTCTGGGAGCTCATCGGCCGG GCGGTGTCAGACGAGGGACGTGCAATGTACAACGGCGGTCGGGCGGGGCTGACCTTCTGGAGCCCCAACGTGAACATCTTCCGGGACCCACGGTGGGGCCGCGGCCAGGAGACCCCCGGCGAGGACCCTGCCGTCTCCGGCCGTTACGCCGCCGCCTACGTCCGCGGCCTGCAGCAGCCCTACGGCGGCGGAGGTCACCACGGCGGCCACACGCGTCTCAAGACCGCCGCCTGCTGCAAGCACTTCACGGCCTACGACCTTGACAGCTGGTCCGGCACCGACCGCTTCCACTTCAACGCCGTCGTCACCCCGCAGGACCTGGAGGACACCTTCAACGTGCCCTTCAAATCCTGCGTCGTCGACGGCCGCGCCGCCAGCGTCATGTGCTCCTACAACCAGGTCAACGGCGTGCCCACCTGCGCCGACGAGTCCTTCCTCCGCGGCACCATCCGCGGCAAGTGGCAGCTCGAGGGGTACATCGTCTCCGACTGCGACTCCGTCGACGTCTTCTTCCGCGACCAGCACTACACCAGGACCCAcgaggacgccgtcgccgccacgctcCGGGCCGGGCTGGACCTCGACTGCGGCCCGTTCCTCGCGCAGTACACCGAGGGCGCCGTCGCTCAGCGGAAGGTGTCCGACGCCGACATCGACGCCGCCGTCACCAACACCGTCATCGTGCAGATGCGGCTCGGGATGTACGATGGCGACCTGGCCACGCAGCCGTTCGGGCACCTCGGCCCGCAGCAAGTGTGCACGCGCGCGCACCAGGACCTTGCGCTCGACGCGGCGAGGCAGAGCGTCGTGCTGCTCAAGAACGACGCCGCCGCGCTGCCGCTCGCGCCGGCGACCCaccgcaccgtcgccgtcgtcggcccGCACGCCGAAGccaccgtcgccatgatcgggAACTACGCCGGCAAGCCGTGCGGGTACACCACGCCGTTGCAGGGCATCGGCAGGTACGTGAAGACCACATTGCACCAGGCGGGCTGCACTGACGTGGCATGCCAAGGAGGCAACCAGCCGATCGCCGCTGCCGTCGACGCGGCCCGCCGTGCCGACGCCACCATCGTCATTGTTGGACTCGATCAGAAGATCGAGGCCGAGGGCCTGGACCGGACAAGCCTGCTCCTTCCTGGACGCCAGGCAGAACTCGTCTCCGCGGTGGCGAAGGCCGCCAAAGGGCCGGTGATCCTGGTGCTCATGTCCGGCGGGCCCGTCGACATTACGTTCACGCAGAACGGCCGGAAGATCGCTGGCATCCTTTGGGCAGGGTACCCCGGTCAGGCTGGCGGGCAGGCCATCGCCGACGTGATCTTCGGTCACCACAACCCAG GAGGGAAGCTGCCGGCGACATGGTACCCACAGGATTACCTGCAGAAGGCGCCGATGACGAATATGGCGATGCGCGCCGACCCGGCGAAGGGGTACCCCGGCCGAACGTACCGGTTCTACACCGGCCCGACGATCCACCCGTTCGGGCACGGCCTAAGCTACACCAAGTTCACCCACACGCTCGCGCACGCGCCGGCGCAGCTCTCCGTCCGGCTCACCGGCCAccacgccgccaccgcctcctccctcAACACAACGGCACATCTTggtcacgccgccgccgacgtgcgCGTCTCCCACGCGCGGTGCGAGGGACTGAGCATCCCGGTCCACGTCGACGTGAAGAACGTCGGCGACCGGGACGGCGCGCACACGGTGCTCGTGTACGcgtcccctccggcggcggccgccgccgcccacggcgCGCCTGCTCGGCAGCTGGTGGCGTTCGAGAAGGTGCACGTGCCCGCCGGTGGCGTGGCCCGCGTCAAGATGGGATTGGACGTCTGCAACGGCCTCAGCATTGCCGATCGGGACGGGGTCCGAAGGATTCCCGTGGGCGAGCACAGCCTGACGATCGGCGAGCTGACCCACTCGGTCACGCTCGGGGTTGAGCGGCTAGGGGTATAG
- the LOC124699070 gene encoding beta-D-xylosidase 1-like isoform X2 yields MASIAVVHARTPFACAPGGPATSLPFCRQSLPLRSRAQDLVARLTRAEKVRLLVNNAAGVPRLGVAGYEWWSEALHGVSDTGPGVRFGGAFPGATAFPQVIGTAASFNASLWELIGRAVSDEGRAMYNGGRAGLTFWSPNVNIFRDPRWGRGQETPGEDPAVSGRYAAAYVRGLQQPYGGGGHHGGHTRLKTAACCKHFTAYDLDSWSGTDRFHFNAVVTPQDLEDTFNVPFKSCVVDGRAASVMCSYNQVNGVPTCADESFLRGTIRGKWQLEGYIVSDCDSVDVFFRDQHYTRTHEDAVAATLRAGLDLDCGPFLAQYTEGAVAQRKVSDADIDAAVTNTVIVQMRLGMYDGDLATQPFGHLGPQQVCTRAHQDLALDAARQSVVLLKNDAAALPLAPATHRTVAVVGPHAEATVAMIGNYAGKPCGYTTPLQGIGRYVKTTLHQAGCTDVACQGGNQPIAAAVDAARRADATIVIVGLDQKIEAEGLDRTSLLLPGRQAELVSAVAKAAKGPVILVLMSGGPVDITFTQNGRKIAGILWAGYPGQAGGQAIADVIFGHHNPGGKLPATWYPQDYLQKAPMTNMAMRADPAKGYPGRTYRFYTGPTIHPFGHGLSYTKFTHTLAHAPAQLSVRLTGHHAATASSLNTTAHLGHAAADVRVSHARCEGLSIPVHVDVKNVGDRDGAHTVLVYASPPAAAAAAHGAPARQLVAFEKVHVPAGGVARVKMGLDVCNGLSIADRDGVRRIPVGEHSLTIGELTHSVTLGVERLGV; encoded by the exons AT GGCGTCCATTGCTGTCGTCCAT GCGCGCACCCCGTTCGCGTGCGCCCCGGGCGGCCCGGCGACGTCTCTGCCGTTCTGCCGTCAGTCGCTGCCGCTGCGGTCCCGCGCGCAGGACCTGGTGGCGCGGCTGACCCGGGCCGAGAAGGTGCGTCTCCTGGTGAACAACGCGGCCGGGGTGCCGCGGCTGGGCGTGGCCGGGTACGAGTGGTGGTCGGAGGCGCTGCACGGCGTGTCGGACACCGGGCCGGGCGTGCGCTTCGGGGGCGCGTTCCCGGGCGCCACGGCCTTCCCGCAGGTCATCGGCACCGCCGCCTCGTTCAACGCCTCGCTCTGGGAGCTCATCGGCCGG GCGGTGTCAGACGAGGGACGTGCAATGTACAACGGCGGTCGGGCGGGGCTGACCTTCTGGAGCCCCAACGTGAACATCTTCCGGGACCCACGGTGGGGCCGCGGCCAGGAGACCCCCGGCGAGGACCCTGCCGTCTCCGGCCGTTACGCCGCCGCCTACGTCCGCGGCCTGCAGCAGCCCTACGGCGGCGGAGGTCACCACGGCGGCCACACGCGTCTCAAGACCGCCGCCTGCTGCAAGCACTTCACGGCCTACGACCTTGACAGCTGGTCCGGCACCGACCGCTTCCACTTCAACGCCGTCGTCACCCCGCAGGACCTGGAGGACACCTTCAACGTGCCCTTCAAATCCTGCGTCGTCGACGGCCGCGCCGCCAGCGTCATGTGCTCCTACAACCAGGTCAACGGCGTGCCCACCTGCGCCGACGAGTCCTTCCTCCGCGGCACCATCCGCGGCAAGTGGCAGCTCGAGGGGTACATCGTCTCCGACTGCGACTCCGTCGACGTCTTCTTCCGCGACCAGCACTACACCAGGACCCAcgaggacgccgtcgccgccacgctcCGGGCCGGGCTGGACCTCGACTGCGGCCCGTTCCTCGCGCAGTACACCGAGGGCGCCGTCGCTCAGCGGAAGGTGTCCGACGCCGACATCGACGCCGCCGTCACCAACACCGTCATCGTGCAGATGCGGCTCGGGATGTACGATGGCGACCTGGCCACGCAGCCGTTCGGGCACCTCGGCCCGCAGCAAGTGTGCACGCGCGCGCACCAGGACCTTGCGCTCGACGCGGCGAGGCAGAGCGTCGTGCTGCTCAAGAACGACGCCGCCGCGCTGCCGCTCGCGCCGGCGACCCaccgcaccgtcgccgtcgtcggcccGCACGCCGAAGccaccgtcgccatgatcgggAACTACGCCGGCAAGCCGTGCGGGTACACCACGCCGTTGCAGGGCATCGGCAGGTACGTGAAGACCACATTGCACCAGGCGGGCTGCACTGACGTGGCATGCCAAGGAGGCAACCAGCCGATCGCCGCTGCCGTCGACGCGGCCCGCCGTGCCGACGCCACCATCGTCATTGTTGGACTCGATCAGAAGATCGAGGCCGAGGGCCTGGACCGGACAAGCCTGCTCCTTCCTGGACGCCAGGCAGAACTCGTCTCCGCGGTGGCGAAGGCCGCCAAAGGGCCGGTGATCCTGGTGCTCATGTCCGGCGGGCCCGTCGACATTACGTTCACGCAGAACGGCCGGAAGATCGCTGGCATCCTTTGGGCAGGGTACCCCGGTCAGGCTGGCGGGCAGGCCATCGCCGACGTGATCTTCGGTCACCACAACCCAG GAGGGAAGCTGCCGGCGACATGGTACCCACAGGATTACCTGCAGAAGGCGCCGATGACGAATATGGCGATGCGCGCCGACCCGGCGAAGGGGTACCCCGGCCGAACGTACCGGTTCTACACCGGCCCGACGATCCACCCGTTCGGGCACGGCCTAAGCTACACCAAGTTCACCCACACGCTCGCGCACGCGCCGGCGCAGCTCTCCGTCCGGCTCACCGGCCAccacgccgccaccgcctcctccctcAACACAACGGCACATCTTggtcacgccgccgccgacgtgcgCGTCTCCCACGCGCGGTGCGAGGGACTGAGCATCCCGGTCCACGTCGACGTGAAGAACGTCGGCGACCGGGACGGCGCGCACACGGTGCTCGTGTACGcgtcccctccggcggcggccgccgccgcccacggcgCGCCTGCTCGGCAGCTGGTGGCGTTCGAGAAGGTGCACGTGCCCGCCGGTGGCGTGGCCCGCGTCAAGATGGGATTGGACGTCTGCAACGGCCTCAGCATTGCCGATCGGGACGGGGTCCGAAGGATTCCCGTGGGCGAGCACAGCCTGACGATCGGCGAGCTGACCCACTCGGTCACGCTCGGGGTTGAGCGGCTAGGGGTATAG